The Gymnogyps californianus isolate 813 chromosome 5, ASM1813914v2, whole genome shotgun sequence genome contains a region encoding:
- the BDKRB1 gene encoding B1 bradykinin receptor produces MTETPLLNVPSSNQSENKSNSTICPDLDDWWEIVYYIVPKYIDTICVIGMLGNVFVLFTYSLHKSPLKIAEIYLMNLAVADLIFLMCLPFWAENIRNEFNWPFGDFLCRSTSTSISLNMYTSIYLLVAVSVDRYWTFVHTLNHRGIRSKTMAKGICLLTWFFGILLSVPTFMFRTVKHFPLWNISACTLDFPTPSWVTAESLVFNIVGFALPSTAIIFLNFSTIRSLQKQAREQRALSTKSCKERKGTKATRLIFVVVLMFLLCWTPYHFFVCLDILYQTKVIKGCFWGELLNFGEQFGYTLATTNSCINPVIYVFVGKHFRQKALEVFSQFIARGCPLSWVSFKEKSSYFNMFPVRSSLT; encoded by the coding sequence atgactgaaactCCTCTACTGAATGTTCCCTCCTCAAACCAGAGTGAAAACAAGAGCAACTCAACTATTTGCCCTGACTTGGATGACTGGTGGGAAATTGTGTACTATATAGTACCCAAGTATATCGACACTATCTGTGTTATTGGAATGCttggaaatgtatttgttcTCTTCACTTATTCACTGCACAAGAGCCCCCTGAAGATAGCTGAAATCTACCTTATGAACCTAGCTGTTGCCGATCTTATCTTCCTCATGTGCCTCCCTTTCTGGGCAGAGAACATCAGGAATGAATTTAACTGGCCGTTTGGCGATTTCCTTTGCCGCAGCACCAGCACATCCATCAGCCTAAACATGTACACCAGCATCTACTTGCTAGTGGCAGTCAGCGTGGATCGCTATTGGACTTTTGTTCATACCTTGAACCACAGAGGGATACGGAGCAAAACTATGGCCAAAGGGATCTGCTTGCTCACCTGGTTCTTCGGCATCCTTCTCAGCGTCCCAACCTTTATGTTTCGGACTGTGAAACACTTTCCCCTGTGGAATATTTCAGCATGCACTTTAGACTTCCCCACCCCATCATGGGTAACAGCTGAAAGCCTGGTATTCAACATAGTGGGGTTTGCGTTGCCGTCTACAGCAATCATCTTCCTTAATTTCTCTACCATTCGCTCCCTacaaaaacaagcaagagaACAAAGAGCACTCAGCACAAAGAGTTGCAAGGAGCGCAAAGGCACAAAGGCTACCAGGTTGATCTTCGTAGTGGTACTGATGTTTCTTTTGTGCTGGACTCCTTACCATTTTTTTGTATGCCTTGATATATTATACCAAACAAAAGTGATCAAAGGCTGCTTCTGGGGGGAACTGCTCAACTTTGGTGAGCAGTTTGGTTATACTCTGGCTACCACCAACAGTTGCATTAACCCTGTGATTTATGTCTTTGTTGGGAAACACTTCAGGCAAAAGGCTTTAGAAGTTTTTTCACAGTTTATTGCCCGTGGATGTCCTTTGAGCTGGGTATCATTCAAAGAAAAGTCTTCATATTTCAACATGTTTCCAGTCAGGAGTAGTTTAACCTAA
- the BDKRB2 gene encoding B2 bradykinin receptor, giving the protein MVSITTENVTQLYNIMATQEPTVSPANFHNSSGVHQLNQYECINSNIWNWLQDFQPGFLWFIFILGAIENSFVLTVLCFHKSRCTVAEIYLANMALADLMFVCALPFWAINISNKFQWPFGLFLCKAVNVMSYMNFYSSIYFLTLVSIDRYLALVKTMSLGRMRQTVCAKWNSFVVWMCALLLCSPTMVFRNLQYYKVYNITACGLVYPASYWEPANNCLLNIVGFVIPLCVITYCTTQIIKALRSSELQKLKVVQTERKATMLVLAVLLLFIVCWLPFQVSTFIDTIRYFSPTFKCLEEINDVVTEVAMYCAFSNSCLNPVLYVIVGKHFQKKAVEFYKDLFPKRCRKSQSVQMENSLDTLRTSISSECPRKKSGFPLPR; this is encoded by the coding sequence ATGGTTTCCATCACAACTGAAAATGTTACACAACTTTACAACATCATGGCCACCCAGGAGCCCACAGTCAGTCCAGCAAATTTCCACAATAGTTCAGGAGTGCATCAGCTGAATCAATATGAATGTATTAATTCAAATATATGGAACTGGCTACAGGATTTTCAGCCTGGATTCCTCTGGTTTATATTTATTCTGGGAGCAATAGAAAATTCCTTTGTCCTCACCGTCCTGTGTTTCCACAAGAGTCGCTGCACAGTGGCCGAAATTTACCTAGCAAACATGGCACTTGCTGACCTAATGTTTGTCTGTGCTTTACCTTTCTGGGCcattaatatttctaataaatttCAATGGCCTTTTGGCCTGTTCCTCTGTAAAGCTGTCAACGTAATGAGTTACATGAACTTTTATTCTAGCATTTATTTCCTGACACTAGTAAGCATCGACCGCTATCTGGCCTTGGTGAAAACCATGTCTCTTGGACGGATGCGACAAACTGTCTGTGCCAAATGGAATAGCTTTGTAGTCTGGATGTGTGCGTTGCTCTTATGTTCACCTACAATGGTGTTCCGAAATTTACAGTATTACAAAGTATACAACATCACAGCCTGCGGTCTTGTTTATCCAGCCAGCTACTGGGAGCCTGCAAACAACTGCTTGCTGAATATTGTGGGTTTTGTGATCCCACTCTGTGTAATTACCTATTGCACTACGCAAATCATCAAAGCCTTACGAAGTAGTGAGCTACAAAAACTGAAGGTAGTCCAGACAGAGAGGAAAGCCACCATGCTGGTCCTTGCTGTGCTCTTGCTGTTCATCGTTTGCTGGCTTCCGTTCCAGGTCAGCACGTTCATCGACACAATCCGTTACTTTTCACCCACTTTCAAATGCCTGGAAGAAATCAATGACGTAGTGACCGAGGTAGCTATGTACTGCGCCTTTAGCAACAGCTGCCTGAACCCAGTCCTGTATGTAATTGTCGGGAAGCACTTCCAGAAGAAGGCTGTGGAATTCTACAAGGACTTGTTCCCAAAGAGGTGCAGAAAATCACAGTCTGTGCAGATGGAAAACTCCCTGGACACTTTAAGAACTTCCATTTCAAGTGAATGCCCAAGGAAAAAGTCTGGTTTCCCATTACCACGATAG